The DNA window GCAATTGAGTCTGCTTCGGCCTGGTCCATGGTCAGATTGTACTTCTTCTTGATTTCCACCCACTTGCCTACATACCAGCATCTGTTGTTCTCCGGCATCCATTCTGCCGGGTCCTTGTCGGATTTCTGGTTTCTGTTTACGCTAGGCGCAGCCAGGGTGAGGTTGTCCAGGTCCTTGCCGAAGGCACTGCGATCTTCCTCGGTCCTGGCATACATGCCGCTGGCATGTGCCTCGGCGGCTGCAACGATGTGTTCAATATCCGTTTCGGTAGCGGAATCGAAGCAATTGAGCGAGTAGGGAGAGAACAACCCGCCCTGTCGGTTTACGATATCAGCCTCGATTGAACTGGGGGGATTGTAATCATCTCTGACATAGGAACCGTCATCAACCTCGGCAGCGATACGGACGCCAAGTACGGGATGTAAGGTTTGCACCGTACGTTCCAGGGGTACGGTAACTGAGTTGGCAATTGGACTGGAATCGCCTGAGCAAGCCAGGATTATAGCACATAGTAGGGAAACTGGTATCCGCAACAATTACACACCTCCATCGACTCGAGAGGACTCGTACCATAAGTACACGTACTTTACTACATGTTTACAAATCAGACAGTTACACTACCGTGACATTACACCCCGTCAAGTACTTATTCTTCACACCAGCCGTAAACGCCGTTTTAAAACTGGTCACCTCGTGCAAAGGCGCGTTACTTTACGTAACCGAAAGGTTGAACTAGTGTATGGGATGTTGTATGGATCACGAATGGAGGTAGATCATGGGAAATGAGTCGGGAGGAGCATTCGAAGGGAAAGTAGTCATCGTGACTGGCGGCGCGAAAGGCATCGGAGGGGGTATCGTCCGCGCCTTCGCCGGTGAGGGAGCCCATGTCCTGTGCGCCGACATCGACGATGAAGCCGGCGCGAAGATCGCCGCGGAAAACGACAATATCCGCTACGTGTACGCCGACGTATCCACGAGCGAAGTGTGCCGGTACCTGGTGGAAACGGCCACGGATTCCTGGGGCGGGGTGGACATCCTGTGCAACAACGTGGGGATCCAGCCCACGACGAGCTATCTTCCCGCCCATGAGCTCTCAGAGGAGCAGTGGGACCGGATCATCGACGTAAACCTCAAAAGCCGGTTCCTGATGGTGAAGTACTGCGTGCCCGTCATGAAGGCGCGGGGAGGCGGCGTAATCATCAACACGGCCAGCGTGCAGGGTCTGCAGTCGGCCAAAGGCATCTCGGCCTACGCGGCGAGCAAGGGGGGCGACCTGTCGCTGGTGCGCCAACTGGCCCTGGATTACGCGGAGGACAACATCCGCGTGGTGGCGGTCAACCCGGGCACCATCGAAACGCCGCTCCTGCAGGAAGCCATCGACTCGATCGGCGGCGACGAGGACGAAATACGGACGGATATGGCCTCCCGGCACGCCGTGAACCGCCTGGGCAGTCCG is part of the Gemmatimonadota bacterium genome and encodes:
- a CDS encoding HNH endonuclease, whose product is MLRIPVSLLCAIILACSGDSSPIANSVTVPLERTVQTLHPVLGVRIAAEVDDGSYVRDDYNPPSSIEADIVNRQGGLFSPYSLNCFDSATETDIEHIVAAAEAHASGMYARTEEDRSAFGKDLDNLTLAAPSVNRNQKSDKDPAEWMPENNRCWYVGKWVEIKKKYNLTMDQAEADSIAAVYQECDSFEMTVPVCAAGLAESGYYDFRWSRWGDSKEEVQSTELDTLTYSQVDSTRETGSVTALLQFSDEISDTVTVSYLFSDNALSSGSYAFATDVPSSRLDTIKPVLDERYGESEESEGHTVWKRNERTWVHLYAATQDDPMRIVYVERSTGSDSGYDDLPLRVIVTDK
- a CDS encoding SDR family oxidoreductase, whose amino-acid sequence is MGNESGGAFEGKVVIVTGGAKGIGGGIVRAFAGEGAHVLCADIDDEAGAKIAAENDNIRYVYADVSTSEVCRYLVETATDSWGGVDILCNNVGIQPTTSYLPAHELSEEQWDRIIDVNLKSRFLMVKYCVPVMKARGGGVIINTASVQGLQSAKGISAYAASKGGDLSLVRQLALDYAEDNIRVVAVNPGTIETPLLQEAIDSIGGDEDEIRTDMASRHAVNRLGSPEDIANAVLFLASDRASFITGEYVNVDGGLMARGAWA